The Cynocephalus volans isolate mCynVol1 chromosome 5, mCynVol1.pri, whole genome shotgun sequence genomic sequence AGAAGTATCTTTTCCCAGACGAGTCACCCACACCTGCAGAATGAGCAAACTGTGACATCTCCTTAAAACTGAACGAAGGTCCTTTTTATTTGGTCAATGCTAAAGCCTTCAAACTCAGTTGCACTTTGTTACAAAGCTCATAGATAATGCATATTTCTAAGAGTGCATTGGGAGGAGTTTGCTATCTTACCAGAGAAGCCAGAGTCTTCCcaccccattcccctctcctctAACAGGTAGGACTTTTCCATCTGAGGAGGGAAAAGGGCACTTCCATCTAAGAAGGGAAAAGATCTTCCATCCTTAAACCAGGCCCGATCAACCAAGGGCTGGAATTGTGTATGAGCAGGACCTTGTGTAAATCACAAAAGGAAAGGGAAACAGGGCcagtcagttaaaaaaaaattggagaataAGAATTGTGGTGTGTGCATATTGGGGTGGGGATGCAGATAAGGATGGGAGTCGATGAGGTAGAAACAAGCACATTCACTGACACGCCTCTACCTAGTTTAATGAGGAGACGTCAAAAAACGAGTATGTGAAGATTAGAGGTTTCCTCCTACTTGAAGAGCCCAGAGATGGCACTTTAGGGTCCAGGCTAATATATGGCAGTCAGTGATAATATCTTACTACCACCCCTGCCTATCTTTAGATAAAGAGGCAAAAACAAGTGATTGGACAAGAAGCCTGGCTTGGCTCGAACAGATAACCACACGTGAGTGCAGGAGAAGCTACGGGACTGACAACCAACCCTGCGCTCAAGCTGGACGGCCTATGGCAAACTTGACTCAAGTGGGACTGCTCTTTGGGAACCCTGAGGACTCTCTCCAAGAGGCTAAGAACCTACAAAACCTTACCTGCTTTTGCATAGCCAATGATCCCACCAGAAGCAATCAGTGCTGCACAGCTAAAGCCAAACCAATGTAAAGGCACTCTGAAAAGGCAAGAGCAAGAAATCAGTGCCAATCATGGTTTAAAAGCAAACCACATAGTCATAGGATGGGATAAAAAATCATCATTCCAGACATATCCTATCACCctacaaatgaaaacaaagcctACAGAGGCTGGATGACTAGTCAGTGGCAGGGCTGGAACGCAAACCCAAGTCCCCAACGGCCTGTCCAGTGTTCCTCCCACACCCCATGCTGCCCGAGGCAGTTTGCTCTCAAAGCTCTTTTCAGCTGGGGAAAGGAACTCTGGATTTGAGAAGCTCCTGGCTACTCTGTTCCCATTTACTGTGCACTTACAGTGAGCCGGTGTCCTTCTGCATTGCTCTCTTCCCACTGTCCAGACAGGAGACTTCCCCAGGCCTGCACCTGCAGCTAGATCAAAGGTGGTTAAAAGCACAGCTCTCGAACAGTCAGAAAGAAGTGGGTCCGAGTTCCAGCTCTAGCCCTTAGTAGCTAAGAAGTAACGGGCAAGCTACCCACCCTCTCTAAACCCTGGTTTCCTTCATTGCACCATGATAACCATGGTACCAATTTCCTGGGGCTGTTGTTAGCATTCAAGCGTGGTAATATGTGAAAGTGCTTGGCCCGTGGTAAATACTGAACAGATACCAACCACTTTTGTAACGCCCTCAATTCTAGTAACAAAGGCCCACGGGAAACTGAGCAAGATTCAACGATCAGCTCTGGAAAGGCGACGTATTAACCCTTTCACCAGTTACCCAAGTTATTACTACATCGGAAAGAGAATACTCCCGTGCCTTTAAATCAACTATTTTAGTGTCTCTTTAGGGGGGAATAGAGGTGCTGCTTTTCACCCCTGCTCCAAGAATGAAATTATTAAAGTACTCAACATTTGTAAACCATTAGAACCTTCTGCATCCAAATCACAGTTAgactgggaaagggggaggtgaggACAAAGTACTACAGGGACACCCTAGTCATAGTTGCACGTGACACCGCACCCTTGGAAAAGtaactgttttcttttaaaacgtATGTTGTATCAGGGAGTCCAACAAGATTGAAAGTAACGCACGCCCCTTTTGCTCTGTTTAAAGAATTAAGTTTCCAtaaaaactgggggtgggggccgagcccgtggcgcactcggtagagtgctgcgctgggagcgcggcgacgctcccgccgtgggttcggatcctacataggactgaccggtgcactcactggctgagtgccggtcacaaaaaaaaaaaaaaaaaaaaaaaaaaaaaaaaaactgggggtgggCGAGGGCCTTGGAGTCGTGCCCAGGGGCGTGAATTCAAAGCGGCACTTACCTTGTTTTTCAAGACACGGAGCAATAAAACCTCCAGGACACAAATCAGCACCGCGCTCCGCGGCTAAGCACCCGCCTCCGGAGCTCAGGGTTCCcgcaggattcaaacccatgccACGGAACGCGGACAACGAGCGGCGACAAAAGCACCGGCGACGCGGCCCCACGCCCCGCCCGGATCGGGGGACGCAAAGCAGGCGGCAGAGAAGCCTCTAAGTAACTGCGAAAAGGCAAAACTGACCTAAAATACGATGACGACACTTCCCAGGTACCCGAGCCGCTCTCCCGAACGTCTGCGCAGACGGACAAGCGGGTGCGACCCCCCAGGCCGGGTTCAAGGTCTCGCCGGAAACGGCGGCACGCGCGCGGCGTCCCGGGGGCGGGGCACGGGGCGGGGCTTGGGGCGAAAAATCCCCGCCTCCCGCCGTCACCTGTCGGGGCGCAGACGGGGCGACCAGCGCCGGTCCCACCGGCAACGCAGAGTTTGAGTTCGGCCTGGCAGGAGGGCTCGTGAGCCGGGCCAGGCCGGAGTGGAGGCCACCAGTGCTGATGGAAGTGCCAGCACAAGTGACTCGTAGGAACGGTCCAGTGTGGACCAAAGATCGCTCCAAAAACCACTTTACTAAAAAAGCTACAACCGAGTGGTACAGacgcatatttttttaaaaaagaataaaggtttttaaataagctttaaaatttaagcattttggtgccggccccgtggctcactcgggagagtgcggcgctgggagtgcagcggcggagcgccgaggccgcgggttcggatcccatatagggatggccgctgcgctcactggctgagcgtggtgccggcgacaccaagccaagggttacgatccccttacctgtcacaaaaacaaaaacaaacaacaacaaaaaataaataaataaaatttaagcatttgggggccggccccgtggctcacttgggagagtgcagcgctgatagcgccgaggccgcgggttcggatcccatatagggatggccgctgcactcactggctgagcctggtgcagaccacaccgtgccgagggtagCATTCCCCCTACcggtcaaaaaatatatatatatttaagcaaattatatgcaaatatattttattgagcCAGGTTTTGTACACTCAGCGATGGATAGTTGGCCAATGACGTTAACAGCTTTAATATTgtcaaaaggaaatattaaatatttaaaaactaaacattttattcctatacatgttttctcttttccaaacatATAAGGGAAAGATTTTTGAAAAGCTTGTTGACTATTGATGGTTAACCgaagatgtttttttaaattgacaagttAGTTCAAAAAtgacaagttaaaaataattgcaaTGAAAAATCTTAAGCATTTGCCACAAGTGCCTCATTATTTATAGGTATACGGTGAATGTCTAACAGATTacaactaatattttttaaaatgtgataatggAATTGAGTTCAAGGTCAATATCCCATACTTACTGATGGCACTTCACAGAATAAGTAAGGAAGCCTGGGTTTACATCCTTTTCCCATAACCTCCTTCATCACTCTACGAGTTATATTAGAACTATTCATTCTACTGTAATTACATAGAACTGATTCAAAACAGCATGAAAGCTTTTGCCTGGAATAGGGTGTTTTTGTGGcaaaaggttaatttttttatgttcattccattagaactcAAAGACGGCTGTTTTGCTCAAACGTTGAAACACATGAATTGGGACTGTCAAATTCAAATTCCACTAAAGTTAAAGCCTAGTTAAAAAGAATCATGCTTGCAGCTCAAAACCATTACACTTAACTGGTGGCATGCAGAATTGTCAGAACTTTATACTGATTTATAGGATTTCCACTGCCAGCAAATATTGGGGGAAATAGGAGAACCCAAAGAACTCAAAAGAAATTTCATcttttcatgaagaaaagaaattagggatagaaatattacaaaaattaccTTAATGAGGTTGTGGAGCTATTTCAATGAACCACACtgttgggagaaggaagaaatccTGGCCACGAGGAGGCCTGTACCTGTCTCTTTCTTCTGTTGCTATGTTGTCTTTAATGAGATACATTAGCTCTAAAATGTCCCCTTCTTACAGCCACGCCTCAGCCAGAAGCCATTCTTCATCCCAAGAGAGTATGAAGTGGACAGAAGAATAAGAGGAGAGTACGGGAAAGATAAAAGAccaaataaagaagagagaactaGGAAAGGGAAACTGGTgaaggaaatggagaagaaagcaaggggagaaattttaaaaggcaacgAATGTgcgggagaagaaagaaaatagaactggCGGAGGTCAAAACAGCCTTTTGCATGCATAATGTTCTGATTGCTTATGATTCCTCCTTTTATTAGATAAAACAcagtaaatacaaaagaaaacaacttccCATTCACCACCGGTATTCATAACATTTTAGGggcaaatattctttttataaattatttttagctaTTAGCCAGTTCCTGCTTTATGTAGAACATAAGCATATTGCTTTGGCAGCCCTTCTGGCTGGTGATGAACAGATCTGCTCTGGCAAACTTGGAAAGTGTGCTCTCTGCACAAACAGTGCTCCCATGGAGACATCTACAGCAGACAAGAGAAAGCAACGCTCTTGTTTGTCCACTTGCCACCGGGGAAACAGTTGAAGCTTCTACTCTAACTATGGGCACACTCAGAATACTCTGCTtttcctggaaaaagaaaattcaaatatgatACAGAAGAAAGCTTGGAGTTTGGGGGGTGGTTGTGTGtaagaggtggggtggggaggcatcCTGAAGCAATTTATGAATGcattaataatttttgctttatgttaataatagcatttttctgttttattttgggttGGGGTTTTTGTCTGTGATTTCTAAAACTTTGTAGTTTCTCTCAAGTACAGTTTGCAGGATGTGTGGAATTTTCTGAACAGATGATTGGGGAAAATACACTGGCACTCTTCCTCTCGGTAAGAGGGTTAAAAAATTTCAGAGTCAATCAAAAGCACAAAATGAATGTATTCTTTCCTAGGCTTCAGACTTCCACCTCAATTCAGTGCAATctttcaatagaaaataaaattttaaaagccacctTTAGGAGCTTTTGTTCCATAAATGATTAATTAATAATTGTAGTCTAGAAGGCTGGCATAGATGATTGAAGTTCTTTTCCTATTGTGATGATTTATCAGTTTATTATTTCAAGTGGGTATTTATCAGATAAAACTATCAATGAACATTATGTGAAAAGTTCACTTTTAGTATTATGGTTTCACAATGAAGCTGGATTAAATCCTTAGCAGCCtattttctatatctcttccttttttcctttttggcagcCTAGGCAAATAATCCCTAGATACGTGGAGGTGATAACTAACAGATATCAAACATATAAAACTTAAACAAgaccaaagaattgaaaatagccatttgttttcaattgtttttaatcCATACTTAGGGGTAGAACtatcttttcttctctggatCTTTTAATATTTGCAGCAAAACATTCTGCATTTACTCTGTCACCTGTGATATTGGAAATGAAATGCTGTGTCTGATCAGAAGCATCAAGCATGAAGCCAGGCAGAAGACACATAAGTATCTCATGGTCCATTACCCACAGTGAATGAGCTAGTGG encodes the following:
- the LOC134378920 gene encoding uncharacterized protein LOC134378920 — translated: MSNQELLDKPMPCTATDRDREPTANGDGGRRGFFAPSPAPCPAPGTPRACRRFRRDLEPGLGGRTRLSVCADVRESGSGTWEVSSSYFRCRPGEVSCLDSGKRAMQKDTGSLVPLHWFGFSCAALIASGGIIGYAKAGPAHTQFQPLVDRAWFKDGRSFPFLDGSALFPPQMEKSYLLEERGMGWEDSGFSGMGLEDLAKIFESFPTNVSLCPILEGRKWSFKMTSTGPAKFQYYLSFSSATSKQYLPQPRPSYTL